The nucleotide sequence CCGAGGTGGGCGTGCTCCTCGACGCCAAGGCGGTGCACACGGGTCGCACCGCCCGCGATCACCTCCGCGCGATGGCCGCCACGCACGGCATCCCGACCTCCCGGGTCGACGAGGTCATCGAGCTCGCCGGCATCGGCTCGGTCGCCCGCAAGCGGGCCGGCAAGTTCTCCCTCGGCATGGGCCAGCGGCTGGGCATCGCATCCGCACTGCTCGGCGACCCGCACACCCTCATCCTCGACGAGCCGGTCAACGGCCTCGATCCGGAGGGCGTCCGCTGGGTGCGGCAGTTCGTGCGCCACGCGGCGTCCGAAGGCCGGACGGTGCTGCTCTCCAGCCACCTCATGAGCGAGATGGCGCAGACCGCCGACCACGTCATCGTGATGGGCCGGGGCAAGGTCCTGGCCGACGCCCCGCTCGCCGAGCTCGTCCGCTCCTGGACCACGAACCGGGTCCGGGTGCGCACGCCCCGCCCCACCGACCTCGCGGCCGCGGTCGGCGGCCCCGACGTCGAGATCGTCAGCGCGGAGCCCGACCTCCTCGACATCGCCGGCCTCCCGGCCGCACGCATAGGCGATCTCGCCGCGGACCGCGGAATCCCGCTGCACGAACTCACCCCGACCACCGGATCCCTCGAAGAGGCCTACCTCGCCCTCACCGGCGACGCCGTCGAGTACCGCACGAAGGAGCTCTCATGACCGCCGCCCCCGCCGTGACGACCCCGGCCGTGGCCCCTCCCTCCGCCGACCCCGGGCGACGCCTGACGTTCGTCCGCGCGATGCGCAGCGAGGCCATCAAGCTCACCACCGTCCGCTCCACCTGGTGGTCGATCGCGATCGCCGCCGTCCTCACCATCGGCATCGCCGTCCTCATCGCCCAGGCGATCGACGCCCCGGGCTTCGACCCGATCCAGGCCGTGGTCATGCCCATCCAGTTCACGATGCTGCTGGCCGGCATCATCGGCGCCATCTCGGTGACGGGCGAGTACTCCACCGGCATGATCCGATCGACGCTGACGGCCGACCCCATCCGCGGGTCGGTGCTGCTGGCGAAGTCGCTCGTTCTCGCGGGCTTCCTTTTCCTGTCGTCGCTGGTGATCTTCGGCGTCGCCGCGGCGGCCGTCTCCGCGATCGTGTCCGGTCGCGAGCAGGGCATCGACTGGTCGGACCCGGAGAAGTCCTTCCTCCCGATCGTCGTGGCGTC is from Microbacterium sp. BLY and encodes:
- a CDS encoding ABC transporter ATP-binding protein gives rise to the protein MITAEGLTKRFGDKTAVDGVSFTVQPGTVTGFLGPNGAGKSTTMRMIVGLDRPTAGRTTVAGREYRKLRAPLTEVGVLLDAKAVHTGRTARDHLRAMAATHGIPTSRVDEVIELAGIGSVARKRAGKFSLGMGQRLGIASALLGDPHTLILDEPVNGLDPEGVRWVRQFVRHAASEGRTVLLSSHLMSEMAQTADHVIVMGRGKVLADAPLAELVRSWTTNRVRVRTPRPTDLAAAVGGPDVEIVSAEPDLLDIAGLPAARIGDLAADRGIPLHELTPTTGSLEEAYLALTGDAVEYRTKELS
- a CDS encoding ABC transporter permease, which encodes MTAAPAVTTPAVAPPSADPGRRLTFVRAMRSEAIKLTTVRSTWWSIAIAAVLTIGIAVLIAQAIDAPGFDPIQAVVMPIQFTMLLAGIIGAISVTGEYSTGMIRSTLTADPIRGSVLLAKSLVLAGFLFLSSLVIFGVAAAAVSAIVSGREQGIDWSDPEKSFLPIVVASLAMAVFALIGVAFGFILRSGAGAIAATVGLLFVLPIVASFFSLAGEAWAWVLDASAYLPVSAAQNAILPGDTAALEAPVAFLTLGCWVVGGLLAAWAVLRTRDA